AGTGAACGTTGATGAAGCCAAATGaatgcaaacaaaaaatcaCGGAAAGTGATACACTCTTAAATTGAATATGGCATTCTCATCGAAGACAACGatgtaaaatttctaaaatttcgtcGTACGAGCTGTGGTTGGGGAAAGatgtcgaaaatgttttggattATAAAGTGAAAAATTACCAAATACCtacattttctaaaaatttaagCAAATTTTAAATGAGTCAAATCAGTTAATATCTCATAAAACAAATGAATCTGTTAGTGGCAACACTGGTCCATACGCACCCGATAGGTTCATTTTTGCGTCGGACGGTACGGATCGGTGACAGTGAAGTGCTACCGCGACGACGCCGTTGTTCGTCTTGCCAAGGCAGGTACCGTACAGTGTCAGTCGTCTATCAGTGCTTGGACGCAGGTCATTCCGTTCCGACATCTTTTTTCTTGCCTCAACAGTGACAAATTTGCTTGTTTTATAGGTAGTTCAGGTTGCAACGTATTCGGTCCGGGACGGCATGATGTCGAAGATGCTTCTCCAGAACGCGGATATAAGCAAAGATGAGCAGCTTATCGCACTGGTCGAGAAGCATCCGGTCCTGTACACTCAGTCCCATCCGAAGTACATGGATACCAAGTATAAGCTGAAGATTTGGaaccagggttgtaaattttcggcagcactggatgaaggtgatgtttttttatatcatgtttttattttcttcctgctttgaaatcaacctcacattcccggagaggcagaaaagtaaacaacagaactcacatcacccactgcgccgcgaagatgaaatctaccacagcaaaatgtacacattcacccagcaaattgaaaaattcaccacgcgtttaaatgggccactcacagtcatacggtaaggagcgaactgagcagcatgtcagagtgacttgtgagtggctgaatgcgaaattgaaaggtcggtgttggaaatgatttttcggctgcacccagtcgcactcaccacggcggcgaagaaggcgactgcagattatactgagatccatgtttttcactgcattgactgtgaaatatttctaccctgttTGGAACACCATTGGAGCGTTCATGGAGGAGGAAAGTAAGTACATAGTAAGAAAATTGAATTAGTGTTTAGATATTCAAATCACAGACAATTCATGTTTAGATACACAAATCGGCACGTCTATATAGAAGCTTAGATTAGAGAAGAGGTAGTTTTGTAGCTAGAGCTCGATATTCGTCGCTTTTAAGCGAAGTTCTTTCATTTCCCACCAAACATTGTTTCCCAGGTCTTATTCCACCTCTTCGACCTTAATAACTCATTATGTCTTCTCCTGTAAATTTttggaatatttgaaaattgtacAGAACAGCTTACACTAGTAAAGCACATTCCGCGAATCTAATTTCAAACAATTATCCGATGCTTAATTTCAGCATTGGCCTGCAAAGCACGCTGGTACAACATTCGCGATAATTACCGGAAAACGCTGAGGACTAGCTACACCCGAAGTGGCAACAGAAGATCCAAGCAGTACAAATACGCCTCGAATCTGAGCTTTCTCGACAGTTATGCCGAGGAGGTCAAACGTGCACACACTACCGTCAATATGGACGACCTGGACACTCGATCATCGTCACCTTCACCGACACCACCAGATGAACCCCCGATAGAAGCACCCACTGCGGGCTCAGAACACGAGGATTATATAGATGACATCGTCATGAAGAACGAAATCAACGAGGTGGAAATGGCAAAGGACCCACTCAAATCTTCTACCTTCGACACAACAGCCGAAACGGCCGGAATTCAACCGACCATCCGAACGGTTCAACGACCCTCGCTAAAACGGGGGGATATCGTTGAAATTGCGCCATTGTCAGGCTTCGCAACTGGCAGCGAAAGCTCGGATCGAATACTGGAAATGCTGGTGAAAAAAGTGGTCGCCACGGATTCTCCCGATCCGGTGGATGCGTTTCTGGCGGGGTTAGCGCCGACCATGAAGAGTCTGCATCCCTACTATCGGAACTTGGTCAAAACGGAAATCTTCGCCGTTGTTCAAAAGTACGAGCTCAAGATGTTGACCGAACCGCTGCCGTTGATCTTCTCGAACCAACCGTCGGAAGCGTGAAAAGATGTTTCTGTTTAGGGTAGACGATGACTGAGATTTTACTTTTATGTATTTGTACTTCAATAAAGCATTTTCATTTACTTTTTCAATCTGTACATCAGTATGTGCGTGGtaattcttcgggaattctgagCAATGCGACAATTCGACGTTTATTGAAGAACATTAACGAAGTCGAACAAGTTCAGTCGGAGTATTTGAAATTCCCAAAAATTTATATCACCTTCTTATATGAACATCCAAACTGTActagt
The nucleotide sequence above comes from Armigeres subalbatus isolate Guangzhou_Male chromosome 3, GZ_Asu_2, whole genome shotgun sequence. Encoded proteins:
- the LOC134226531 gene encoding uncharacterized protein LOC134226531, with protein sequence MMSKMLLQNADISKDEQLIALVEKHPVLYTQSHPKYMDTKYKLKIWNTIGAFMEEETLACKARWYNIRDNYRKTLRTSYTRSGNRRSKQYKYASNLSFLDSYAEEVKRAHTTVNMDDLDTRSSSPSPTPPDEPPIEAPTAGSEHEDYIDDIVMKNEINEVEMAKDPLKSSTFDTTAETAGIQPTIRTVQRPSLKRGDIVEIAPLSGFATGSESSDRILEMLVKKVVATDSPDPVDAFLAGLAPTMKSLHPYYRNLVKTEIFAVVQKYELKMLTEPLPLIFSNQPSEA